The Acinonyx jubatus isolate Ajub_Pintada_27869175 chromosome D2, VMU_Ajub_asm_v1.0, whole genome shotgun sequence genome contains a region encoding:
- the CD2H1orf131 gene encoding uncharacterized protein C1orf131 homolog, which translates to MAQERGSEAPAPPGSQTLLDALLRNLYDFGETEDEAEQKRIRKKGENKRRDVGTPVTLSADPAPVPGSPVRGRRKRVSSFFKELREELQGVPAVTPTSSPSGPDAPSATASPSTLRNSRERVQVIEFHSRNKKRKGKPDQDENTQTKTNILGNDVDRQEFNLEKARLEVHRFGITGYGKGKERVLERERAIMLGAQPPKNSYVNYKVLQEQIKEKKAAKEEEKRMAQDTDIFKKKKRKGQEDRRAKKKKSAPSILSSGRIGQVGKFKNGTLILSQVDIKKINSS; encoded by the exons ATGGCCCAGGAGCGGGGATCGGAGGCCCCCGCGCCTCCGGGTTCTCAGACACTTCTGGATGCCCTGCTCCGGAACCTCTACGACTTCG GGGAGACAgaagatgaggcagaacagaaaaggatcagaaagaagggagaaaacaagAGGAGAGATGTAGGGACTCCAGTGACCTTGTCAGCAGACCCAGCTCCTGTACCTGGTTCTCCCGTGAGAGGCCGAAGGAAGAGAGTCTCCAGCTTCTTCAAGGAACTCAGGGAAGAGCTGCAGGGTGTTCCTGCTGTGACCCCCACCAGCTCTCCTTCAGGACCAGACGCCCCTAGTGCTACGGCATCTCCCTCAACACTGAGGAACAGCAGGGAGCGAGTACAAGTGATAGAAtttcacagcagaaataaaaaaaggaaagggaagccgGATCAAGATGAGAACACACAG acCAAAACTAATATCCTTGGGAACGATGTGGATAGACAAGAATTTAACTTAGAGAAG GCTCGCTTGGAAGTGCACCGGTTCGGGATCACGGGTTacggaaaaggaaaggaaagagtccTGGAACGGGAACGTGCCATAATGCTGGGTGCTCAG cctcCCAAAAATAGTTATGTGAATTACAAGGTCTTGCAGgagcaaatcaaagaaaaaaaggcagcaaaagaagaagaaaagagaatg GCCCAGGACACagatattttcaagaaaaagaagaggaaagggcagGAAGACAG GAGagccaaaaagaagaaatcagcTCCCAGCATTTTGTCAAGTGGACGGATTGGACAGGTTGGAAAATTCAAAAATGGGACACTGATTCTGAGCCAGGTTgacatcaagaaaataaattcctcCTGA